The DNA window aaagttatgaCACACTCAGAATCTGTCAAATTTTGTAGAAATTTATTGTCTGCCACACAGGCATAGAAACaacataagatttttttcttctgctttgttGGGTCCTATGCCTACTAGGATTTGGGAATATAGGTGACACCATTGAGAATTTAACCTAACAATAAAATCAAGTCTTTGTCTTAATCTGTACCTTTGTGCATCAAGGGTGCAGTTAACATTTCTCCGTGGTTTATTTTTGCCCATTCCAAAAAGGACAATTGACACAAATTTAGTTGCAATTATGATGATTCTGCATTTCCTTCTAGACTGCTGTTAATAAAATCCCAGTACTTTCCCTATCAAGGCCTTTTGCTTGGTAGTCTGATGTCTGGGAATATATTTTGTAGCCCAGGGTACAGACAAAAAGACAGATGTAGGGAATGGTATTGAATGAAACAAACACTAAAGTTCCATGTTAACCAAATAAGCACCATTTTCTCTCTCATGCCCTGAATTTGCAGTACTCTGAACAACCTTAGGGTAGGATTGGgttctggaaaattatttttctctgcttcagttcaccaGTTTGATCTATCTTGTCTAGACTCTAATCTTCCAGTTTAATGCttgtctttcctgtttctttcttaaCCCATCTCTCCtgtggttgttgttggtttgtttttttttttttttcagagtatgCCCCCTATGAGCCCCGAAAAGCCTGCTTTGTGCGCTGGTTGTGGAGGGAAGATCTCAGACAGATATTATCTGCTGGCCGTTGACAAACAATGGCACCTGAGGTGTCTTAAGTGCTGTGAATGtaaactggctttggagtcagagctCACCTGCTTTGCCAAGGATGGCAGCATTTACTGCAAGGAGGATTACTACAGGTATTAATTCAGATAAATCTTTCTATCCAAGTCCACAGACACTACTACCCTGTACAATCAAATCTAAGATCGAGAGATGATGTCCCATGAACAACCTGTTTTGTGTATTTGGTGATGTAATTAAGAGCAAAGAGCTTGACCCCAGGTGACAATGGGGTTGGTTCTGTAGATATGCATTTCTGTCCTCATCACCATTGAAAACATATACATCAAAATGCATAAATATCAGATCGCTCAGAGCAGTTGTTAGATCTAGAGAATTTTTAATAGACTACAAAGACACCTTGCTTTCTTGGTATTTGTTCTAGAAATTAGGGGTCCCGGCAATGGCCATGTGAAATTTAAGAGCAATATCTTTATAGTAGGAAGACTTGAGGGTTTGTTTTCTCCCCCTACTTTCCGTTTCCTACGAAGAAGGGAAAGTTTACCTCTAACTGGGCTTGATACCTATGGTGATTCTTATTGCTATATTGTCGTGCTTGGGGAGGACCCtgtaaattaaaatagaaagggTTCTAAGGGGCACATTTTAAGCCATTGAAAAGCGAAATTCTTTATAGAAAAAGGTCACTGAATTTTTCAGCTTGCCCTAGTAGTTGGAAAGAAAtcgaaagcactttaaaaattgaCTTTTCCCGGTTTTtatcttgtttgttttgggaCTGGGCTAGATATAAATGTGTGTCCAGGGGATCATACTCAAATCTCAACCAGAGCGAGGTAAGCAAAAACAAGAGGGTCTTCATTAAAAATGTATGTATCCACAGACACACCTGTGTgtctgcatatgtatatatttatataagaaatacacttgtataatatacacatgcatgtcgagtcaattttaaaggaaaggaggatttcaaaatattcttcctttgtttcaaacacataaaataaactcctttattttacttgCCCCCGGACTCCTAAGAAGCTGCCTTGGGCCCTTTGGGAAGGTGTCAGACAGTTGCAGACCAGACCCAGAtgcctttccccccttctttcatccacctcccccctctcccaaggGGAACGTGGTTCTGCCAGTTCTAAGTTCATGCTCTTATTCGGATGTTTCTTTTCAGAAGGTTCTCCGTGCAGAGATGTGCCCGCTGCCACCTTGGGATCTCAGCTTCCGAGATGGTTATGAGAGCTAGGGAGTCTGTCTATCACCTGAGCTGCTTCACCTGCACTACCTGCAACAAGACTCTGACCACCGGCGATCACTTTGGCATGAAGGACAACCTGGTTTACTGTCGTGCCCATTTTGAGACCCTCTTACAAGGAGAATACCCCCCGCAGCTTAGCTACACCGAGTTAGCGGCTAAGAGCGGCGGGTTGGCACTGCCTTACTTCAACGGCACTGGCACCGTCCAGAAAGGGAggcccagaaaaagaaagagcccCGCCCTCGGAGTGGACATCGTCAATTACAACTCAGGTGGGCTCAGGACATCAATAGTTAACCCCTTACTCAATCGCACCTTGAGGAAAAGTCCCGGGTTTCCTTCTCTCTGTGAACTCCACTAGGTTAGGGCTGGTCTTGTTCAATTCAGCCTTCCTCATTCCCACCTTGTCTACCCCCTCAAAAACCAATCCTTATCTAGACAGGGGCACACCGACCAACTTCAACTAGAGGGACTAGGAGGCTTTGCAGGGAGACAAGTGCAACCCCCAGCTACCCAAGTACCAGTAGTAGTCCAGTTACTTAAGTTGGAAGAAAGACCAGGGGCAGTCTGTGGATTTACCAGGTACAAGTCTTAGTGGAGGGTTTCCTGAACACTGTAAAAAGAAGTTTTAATTTCATCCTCAACTTTGAAAAAACAGAGTTTTGAGATCACTAGCTGGCCCCGAATCAATGATGAGTGGTCCTTAGTGTAGTAAACCAAAACTTGCTCTTTGGTTGGGCAGCACGTCGGAGAAAGACAAGTTTGTTACGTGAGCTAAATGACCAATATCAATACTTTCTGAATGACTGACAAATTAACGTCACCTCGGCCTTGCTGAATCAGGTTGGAAAGAGACTGTGGTTAAGCTACTGGGAAGGATTTCCAGGGGTTCAGAGCTGAGATTTACCCTTCTTTCCAAAAGTGAGGCGAAAGTCTCTCTAGTTCGAAGGGGAAAATTCCTCTTGTTCTTAACTTGTCTGCCTATCTGTCTGGGTGTTTCTTAAACTCGGGGGGTGGCAGGGAAGGTTGGTTGCTTTcaaacccctcccccactcccatctaAGCCTATTAGCTAATTCCTATTAGCAGGGTGGCTGGAGGTGAAAGCAGAGCAGGTCTGAGCTTTCCTCCTTTAAGTCACAAAAAGCACTGTTGAGGAAGGTCTCAAAAAGCCCAAGTCCTATTTTAAGGCTACTAAGAGATCCCTTGGCTCGCCTTAACCTTTATATCCCTCCTGTTCCCGCCCCTTTCCGGCTCTCAATCCGAAAGAATAGGAGTAAGAAGGCCCCTACCCCAGGTTCCTCAAATTCAGTGAAAAAGTCGGTGCGCTTTTTAACAACTCTCCTTAACTCTTGCCGCATCTTTCGCGTAGGGGCAGCATGACCACTAAGaagtctggggtgggggagacaatatgacACACCACCCCCTTGGGCACATTCCACTCCCCTGGGCCCAGAAAGTCCAGAGCTGGTGAGAGTTTCTCGGGGACTTATCTAAGTCCTTCGTGGTTTCAATCTGGGACAGTTTTGAATAgggctggggaggtgggggtggggaggggagagaaaaggaaaagaccaaATCCTCCAGTCTGCTCCGGGACCTGCTTAATCCTTCTCCGCCGAGGGCAGCAGGATGCCGTTCCTCGTTTTGCCAACCCCCAGCCGAGCGGCCGCCCTCCCGTGCCCCTGCCCCTGTAGCGGCTCGTTAAGGGGCTTTTGGTCTAGGGCCGCATTACCGAGTGCGGTTATTTCATCTCCTCTGATGCGTGGCCTTCCGAGCCGGGGCAATCAGGGCACTAATTGTTCTTTATTAATGGAAGATGACATCGGAATCCCTGGCTACTCACCGGGGCCCTAATTGGTCtctaggaaaagagaaaagaaaaaaaaaaggaggaaaaaaaaagacagaagagtCCTTTCTAGCTAGGGATTCCCTGCAGTCCATAGAAAGCCCAGGGAGTGGGGGATTCCTGGCCAAATTACAAATAGAgttttgcatttgtttatttaaCCTAATTAATTCTGTTTGATTCGCTCCTTGGTTCTGATTTGGTATTCTCAAACCACCCCTTGTAGGGGACAGTAGGGTGTGGTCAGCGTCAGTACTCTGGAAAACTGGAGAACCAAATgcagtttctttaaaaataacaaacaaacccACAAGGGTCATCcaggtgtttgttttttcaatttagGGAAGAATCTCCTCAGAAACCGAGGGTCGGGAGGCGATGGTGCCACCATCTTCATGaaaggccaaaaaacaaaaacaaaaaacccaacccaaacccaAAAGAGTTTTTTATTTAGTCCTAAATTTGTATGTGTTAAGAAATCTCCTTGTTCTAGGTCTCCTAATGATAAAGACTCTATTGAAAAGGACCCAGCACCACCTTGGGGCCCCCGTTGATGAagaacatttccttttctaaaaagaGGGTTAAACAAAAGGGTCAAGAAATGTTCAGTGATGTCAAAAATTCAGTAACTACTTTAAGTGGTACTTTGAATAAGTATCAGGAGCcacaaaaccattttaaaaagagTGTTTACGAATCTAATGCCAGTGTCTGGCACTAAAACGAGCAAAAGAAACCCTAGAGAATTAAAAACATGTTAAGCATTTCCTTAAGCAGGAAATAAAATGGTCTAACAGTTTTACCTCATTAAATTTCTAGTCTTCATTGGTTTTTGTACTGGCTGGCATCTCTTCTAATATGtagaatatttatatatgtcGGCATATCAATAGAAGTAAACAAATATGATTTACACATGATATATTGTACACATGTGTACaggaatatatgtacatatatgaatacacatcTATACCTTACTACTTAGAAGTCTATATGAATACATGAGAAATTCATAGtgcaattgtgtgtgtatatacatatattcatgtatatatatacatgcatgtggaCCAAATGTATATTAGAAGAAACATATACAGCATGCTTCAAAATTTGAGAACTTTTATATGGGTCATTTAACATTTGAAATAACCTAAATGCATTCCAACGCACATCCATATTTAAATTATACACCTATTTCCACAATTAGGAATGAACCAAGTAGGcactttgggaaaagaaattcagGGTAATGGGATTCTGAGgaacagttttcaaaaatgaGGAAAGGAGTAGTGAGATGCATAATTTGGAAAAAGATTGTTTAGTTTTAGAAGAAGATAGAAATTATTGTAGTAATCTATCATTAAGCTACCTAACAGTGCCCTTCCCAAGTCCTTTACGTTTTTCCTTAGCTTTTCAAACTTCTCTACCTATTTCAACTATTAAATGAATGTGGCAGTGACCCCTAGTGGTACCTTTAGAGGGGGATACTTCTCATAATCTGGCTTAATTTGCCAATTTAAAAACAACTACATTTAACAATGTCCTAAGTGTAATAACAAGTAGTTAGTTTTAGTTTCATATTTcataattcaaaagaaaaaagtataactTATGAACTAATGTAGTAATGAACTATATGTTCACCTATTATTTTTGCTATAAACAGAAGCAGCATGGTGGAGTTGACAGCGTACTTActagccctgaaatcaggaagactctagTTTCAAGAGCTGTCTCTGGCATAGACTACGGGTGGcacctttggcaagttacttagctcCTCAGTGTCCCAGGCTACTCTGTAAGATGATAAATTCCAGAATAGTTGCAGATCttcattggtggaaggaattttgACACCAGGAGTTTCCCCCTTTGATGAAATGAAAGGTTCAACCCCACCCCCTATAGCAAAAATTGTATTAAAACTTAACTAAATTTTATTTACTAGCTAGTATTTCCATATAAGAGCTACTATAGTTTGCATACTGCACTAAAATATATTGCTTACTACccatcagattaaaaaaaaaggttacaaaaGTACAGCAATGGAGaaactttttaaataataaattttttcccTGTGGAGATGCTATTTAAAGCACAGTGATTATagaattttatacacacacacacacacacacacacacacacacacaaaatcctcATCTAAGAGTAACTCTATCAACAGATTtcctaagaaataaaaaagtgaacAAGGCATGGAAGGTTGAGCATGTAtttaagaattaaattaaatttttattccaAGTATGCTTATTATCCAACATGTTGTCCAAGAAAAGTTACCTTTTGCTTTATTACCCACCTCTTCTAGTCATATTAATTTTCTTCAGGAAGAACTCTGAAACATGAAATTATACTTCTCTGGTCATTTTGATATTGGTGGGTTGTTCTGTACTAAGATCCTGAAGCATGAATTGTTTTCATAAGGCTAAGCATAGATTTACAGTTGGTCTCTGGATGCCAATTGAACCATTTTGATGATGTGGAAATGTAATACTATATAATTTTGCACCAAAACATCCTTGGCTACATCTGAATAAAGTAAACTCTAAAGTTAGAAGAGAATTGTCCATtatcttaaagaaaaaatatctgaTTTCTGGCAAGGTTTAAGGCTTCTGGTCACAATATTTAAATGTCTACACATGACTGACTCTATTTtgagttaatttgatttaaaaaaaataaagctcatCTGACTTCAGTTCATTggtcaaaaatgtttattaagtactttctatgtgctaagttctggggaagcaaagaaagggaaaagacagttcctgctctcaaggaacacacaatctaatgggggagacaacatgcaaacagctctGTACAAATGAGCTAAGTAGAGAGTCAATTAGAAATACAGgatattgaaataattaacagaggggaaatattagaaataagggaaatcaggaaaggtttcctgtagaaggtgaggttttagttgagacttgaccTGTCAAATATCCTGTCTTACTTGCATATCTTAAAGAAAGtattaagaaaagaaacatttggtAAATGGCTAGACCTATCTATTTAAGAGCAGTTGCTTATCTGTTGGTTTTCAgtgtatttaatcttttttttttattttattggattaATAGATTACCAAATACAGccttcttatattttttctttggggttttacCAAGACTAGAAAAATATGTCTAACTATAAGATAACATGTAGACaacatttaaatgaataaaaacaaagggCTAATATTAATTCATGGTACTTTTTATCACACTTTCTTCAAAATTGGGTTCTTTTCTCATTGTTACACTGAAGTAGGTTTTAGAACtccctggttcttttttttttttttaaagtgaattagTATTAGAGCTGAACAAAGAACATGGACTGTTTATATTTGAGGATGAGGTTAAAATTGTCTTTTGCTGTTCTGAAATTAGCTGTGGTGTTAGATGCAGTGATGCACTCATTTTACTAGTTATAGTCTCCATGAGTGACCAGCATTGGGTTATTAAAGTTCATGTAGCTTTACTTCTGAGAGATTATGAATGTTAGGctggtatctttttttcttcctctttaaagcACTTCTAGTGCTAAAGAGATATTTTGTGTAGAACATCCGTTGGTGAAAAGAAAACACTAGGTTCTCTCCAAGGCCAGCTAAAGGCACATTTCTTAGGCCTACCCATATTTACCACATAAAGGAGGTAGATCTGAGTCTGCTACCTGGCCCCTCTGAAATGCAAGCTGGGGGATGCTTCAGGCATAAACTTGAGTAGAGAAGTAAGTATAGGATTATACTCCCTCagaaatgtttatttgttttgttttgttttgtttgagaggcaatgggggttaagtgacttgcccagggtcacacagctagtaagtgttaagtgtctgaggccagctttgaactcaggtcctcctgactccagggccagtgctttatccactgccccacctagccgcccccagaaatgtttattaaaataactcCAATGGGGGAGGGAGCACCTGTTTTCTGTAGGGTAAAGTCACAATTTAGCCATTTATACCTAGAAATCCATAATGGCTCAAAAATAGTATAATTATAGTTACATCAGAAATTTCCAAATCTCTAtttacccttttaaaaatatgacagggaagagatgaaagaaacTTAATCTCTTTTCTATTATCTGTGCCAATTTTCTCTGAATTGAGAAGGATCCAGGAAGGGCTCTAAGattaaaacaagcaaacaaacaaaatcaacttGAGCAGGCTTTAACTTGTCCTTCAATTtgtcatatattttctcattggcTAATAGATCTAAAGTTGCAAGGGGCTTCAGAGGtcatttgagttttaaaaaaattaaatagtattttatttttcccaattacatgtaaagataatttttagcatttaaaatttttttttagttccaaatcccCCTTCCTCACAACTTCCtcacctccttcctccttcctcctaacTAAGAAGGTAAAATCTGAGGTCTAAAAAGGTTAAGAGGTTGATTAAGGTCATACAAATAAGTATTCATCAGAGTCCGAATCTGAACCTAGGACCACAATAAAGTAATCACTCCCGCATCTAAGAGAGGAAAACTATCTCATAATTTGCCAAATGTAATTGTCAAGTTCTATATGTAGAACAAATTCTGATTCCTtgaaattttgttatttcttttttggaaaggaaaagttaccaaaaaaaaactttacccataaaaataaagtgcttttttCAGTCTCACTTCACCTACTTATCATTTTCCATTCCCCTTTCAAGCAGTTACTTTgaagcaaacaaaaagaagtagctcccccattcttttcttcatCCAGGGTTCTTTACATTCATCAGTTGTTTTCTCATTGTCATTTCACCAGGTTGTAATGAAAATGAGGCGGATCATTTGGACAGAGACCAGCAGCCTTATCCCCCATCCCAGAAGACCAAGCGCATGCGTACCTCCTTCAAGCACCACCAGCTCCGGACCATGAAATCCTACTTTGCTATCAACCACAACCCGGACGCCAAGGACCTCAAGCAGCTTGCCCAGAAAACGGGCCTGACCAAAAGAGTTCTGCAGGTAAGAAGTCACTACCACTGGTTGGGTCAAAATCTCCCTTCCCCTTGCCATAAAAGTAGTTATCTTCCCTTCTTAGCGTGATATAGATATTATCTGTACTGTTTCTCATTAGTTTGATTTAGCTATATCCCAAGTGGGTGTGCTGAGGATTTGAGGGGGAACATGATAGGGTACCCAAAGAGAGGCCCAAGAAACTTTAAAGAAATGAAGtcaaattcttccttcttttatggaGATGGGTCCCATAGAGAATGCAGGGTTTACCATATTACTTTGCTTATAGGAAGCAGTAATTTACACAGCAATGACACCGGTGTTTGTTAGCAAAGAAAGAGGTATTTTATGAGGCTTAGTCTATTGGCTTCTGGAGAATTGTCATTGCAGTCCTCTGTTCAGCAAAATCTTGGCAGTCCTAGTTACATGGCAGGGAATTTTGGATTGATACAGTCTTCAAAGTTCAGGTGGTTCCCCTTTTCCACTTCCAAAGGCCTAGGGTATGGTTTTTTTCCCTCAACAACAAATTTGTCAGTTTCTAACTAACAAATTTTGCTAACcaataacaatgaaaagaaaaattccaaataatgAGCTctgatttatttcctcttcccttAACGCATGGTTCATCATGTGGGAAGATGACACTCTAGTCCCACTGTGAGTTCTTTTTCCAGCAGTGGGTGATGGGAGATGCTGAGACAGACACTTTTTTCTTGCCCAGGCTGCCTCATGACCAATAGCATACACTTGCAGTTTGGCTGACCAGGGCTTGTCTGTGGCTATGGGACAGAAAGCTTTTTCACTCTGTGAAAGATCTAAGGGGAGGTGATCTCAGCAATCAGAAAGTCTGTTAGTACTAACTGCTGCCCATGTTGCCATTCACCTTTAGATATTTTCAATTACCATCACTCTTGCTTACCTTCAAAAGACTCAGAGCAGGCCCTCTTAATGACCAGTAGCTAAGGGCATAGTGTACTTTCCCCCTTGTTTCCCCATGCttcatttgaattatttcttaacTTCAGTTCCAGTTGTCCTAAGAGGCACTTGTCATGCTGGGGGGTTATGTGCAGCCTAGCCAGAAAGCATTAATATgaagtttatttgaaaaaaaaaaagtgaaaaagaaagagaaaaaaaagcttctttttttttaaaaaaagacaaaacaaaacaaaacattttaaaaaggagaaacatacatcaaaaaataaaataaaataaaaacaatcagcAAAAATAAACATCGGTAAAGAAATCAATTGGGATTGGTTTGCAGGTTTGGTTCCAAAACGCACGAGCCAAATTCAGAAGGAATCTTTTGCGGCAGGAGAATGGGGGTGTTGATAAAGCTGATGGCACGTCGCTCCCGGCACCGCCCTCAGCAGACAGCGGCGCTCTCTCTCCACCCGGCACTGCGACCACTTTAACAGACCTGACCAATCCCACTATCACTGTAGTGACATCCGTGACCTCTAACTTGGACAGCCACGAATCCGGAAGCCCCTCACAAACTACCTTAACGAACCTTTTCTaacattggattttttttaattcttcctcttcttttttattattattatcctaattattattattatttttattatttacaagacttttttttttaacccacaagatatttgggggaaaaaaaacaacagcttgGTGTGTAGCATCTGCAGCCACTTGGCCAATGAGTTTACAGTCATGTCTCTCGTTTAAAGTGAACATACTTTGTCTACAAACtgtatttggattttaaaaaatcattaggtCTTTCAGTAGGTAAGGGAAGTTTTTGACTCATTCTAATAAGTGCCTCTTAAAATTGTATGTTACTTATTTCCAGAATCTCGGGAAAAATGAGCTTTATTATCATGGGCAAAGAATCCCATTCCCAGTCTAATAACCAGGCTAAAAAAGAATCAGATAATTATCACCAAATAGAATTTTCTGTCTGGCAATGACACATATGCTTCTGGAATTTTGCAGTCttcacattaatttttatttttgcaacttAAAAAATTTAGATGATTATGATTTCTCACATGCACCAAAaagttcaaatgaaaaaatgtgattAGACAAAAGCACTTCAAAATAACGATTTAGAGATgtgtaaatgttcattgattaaaGTCCCatccagctttaacattctaaGATGATTTGTGATTAATTGGGGGAACCTACTCTAGGAAGTTGGATTTTCCTTGCATGGGCATataatttaacaacaacaacaacaaatgacatTTCATTTTAACATTCTAgatattattcccttccctcctcccccatcatgAAAATTcaacttagaattttaaaattgaatactTTTAGTCTCAAAGGACTGAAAAGTATATAGTCTTGAGGTAATTCTCTAtaaattactttccttttttcaggGAAAATGGAAATAAGCAAAATATAATTCATTAAGATGTTTAGAAAAGTGGTTTAGTTAATTTGATTCATCGCTATTCTGATTTACTTCAGATTTTCCATACAATTGCTCCTGGcatcacacatacaaaaaaaaaaagaagaaaaaaaaagaagagaaactttTAAAACTTCAGCACATTAATATTGTTCCTATCAAcattaagttttttgttttgctttattttattttgtataagaagatatgtttttgaaaaaaaaaggttttctgaaATTTGGAATTTGTAGTAACCTGTTCTGAAGCAGATAAACTCAGAAGCCTTGTGGATGCTGATCTGAAATAATTTCCTAGTTTAcaatagcattttttctttttatttaaactaAAAATCTTAATGGTCTGGGCAGTGGTGAATGTTCATCTGTATGCTTCTGTTGTAGTTAAATAccaattagattgtgaatttTCTCAGAAAAAGTCAAGATATATGTCTTGCTTTAGTGGATTGTTAAGAATAACTTTGCACATATTCTCCACTTTTTCGGCCCCATAAATCTCTTTT is part of the Dromiciops gliroides isolate mDroGli1 chromosome 4, mDroGli1.pri, whole genome shotgun sequence genome and encodes:
- the LHX9 gene encoding LIM/homeobox protein Lhx9 isoform X2, whose product is MLNGTTLEAAMLFHGISGGHIQGIMEEMERRSKTESRLAKGGQMNGREASMPPMSPEKPALCAGCGGKISDRYYLLAVDKQWHLRCLKCCECKLALESELTCFAKDGSIYCKEDYYRRFSVQRCARCHLGISASEMVMRARESVYHLSCFTCTTCNKTLTTGDHFGMKDNLVYCRAHFETLLQGEYPPQLSYTELAAKSGGLALPYFNGTGTVQKGRPRKRKSPALGVDIVNYNSGCNENEADHLDRDQQPYPPSQKTKRMRTSFKHHQLRTMKSYFAINHNPDAKDLKQLAQKTGLTKRVLQVWFQNARAKFRRNLLRQENGGVDKADGTSLPAPPSADSGALSPPGTATTLTDLTNPTITVVTSVTSNLDSHESGSPSQTTLTNLF
- the LHX9 gene encoding LIM/homeobox protein Lhx9 isoform X1, encoding MEIVGCRAEENTCPFRPPAMLFHGISGGHIQGIMEEMERRSKTESRLAKGGQMNGREASMPPMSPEKPALCAGCGGKISDRYYLLAVDKQWHLRCLKCCECKLALESELTCFAKDGSIYCKEDYYRRFSVQRCARCHLGISASEMVMRARESVYHLSCFTCTTCNKTLTTGDHFGMKDNLVYCRAHFETLLQGEYPPQLSYTELAAKSGGLALPYFNGTGTVQKGRPRKRKSPALGVDIVNYNSGCNENEADHLDRDQQPYPPSQKTKRMRTSFKHHQLRTMKSYFAINHNPDAKDLKQLAQKTGLTKRVLQVWFQNARAKFRRNLLRQENGGVDKADGTSLPAPPSADSGALSPPGTATTLTDLTNPTITVVTSVTSNLDSHESGSPSQTTLTNLF
- the LHX9 gene encoding LIM/homeobox protein Lhx9 isoform X3, producing the protein MEIVGCRAEENTCPFRPPAMLFHGISGGHIQGIMEEMERRSKTESRLAKGGQMNGREASMPPMSPEKPALCAGCGGKISDRYYLLAVDKQWHLRCLKCCECKLALESELTCFAKDGSIYCKEDYYRRFSVQRCARCHLGISASEMVMRARESVYHLSCFTCTTCNKTLTTGDHFGMKDNLVYCRAHFETLLQGEYPPQLSYTELAAKSGGLALPYFNGTGTVQKGRPRKRKSPALGVDIVNYNSGCNENEADHLDRDQQPYPPSQKTKRMRTSFKHHQLRTMKSYFAINHNPDAKDLKQLAQKTGLTKRVLQGEQILGHYSQTSRRLKIP
- the LHX9 gene encoding LIM/homeobox protein Lhx9 isoform X4, whose translation is MLNGTTLEAAMLFHGISGGHIQGIMEEMERRSKTESRLAKGGQMNGREASMPPMSPEKPALCAGCGGKISDRYYLLAVDKQWHLRCLKCCECKLALESELTCFAKDGSIYCKEDYYRRFSVQRCARCHLGISASEMVMRARESVYHLSCFTCTTCNKTLTTGDHFGMKDNLVYCRAHFETLLQGEYPPQLSYTELAAKSGGLALPYFNGTGTVQKGRPRKRKSPALGVDIVNYNSGCNENEADHLDRDQQPYPPSQKTKRMRTSFKHHQLRTMKSYFAINHNPDAKDLKQLAQKTGLTKRVLQGEQILGHYSQTSRRLKIP